In the genome of Nocardioides palaemonis, the window GACGGCGGACGGCGTACGCCCCGAGGTGCTCGTGCCCTGATGCGGGCACACCGGTCCAGACCGCGGTGACGTGGGACGGTGACGGTGCTAGACCGGGAGATCGACCCCCGGAGGTGCCCATGACCACGCCCTGGAAGCTGCCGGACACGGACCGCGGGTGGGTGACCGACGGCGGGCTCGAGACCGACCTGCTGTTCCACCACGGCGTCGACCTGCCCGACTTCGCCGCCTTCCCGCTGCTCGACGACGGCGACGGGCGCCGGCTGCTCGGCGACTACTTCCGCGGCTACGGCGCGGTTGCCGCGAGCGCCGCGGCCGGCCTGCTGCTGGAGACCCCGACCTGGCGCGCCAGCACCGACTGGGGCGCGCGGCTGGGCTACGACGCGGACGCGACCGCACGCGTCAACCGGGACGCGGTCACCTTCCTGCGCGCGCTCGCGGAGGAGGCCCGTGGTGAGGTCGACCGGGTGCTCGTCGGCGGGACCGTCGGCCCGCGCGGTGACGGCTACACCGCCGGTGACCTCGACGCCGACGCCTACGCCGACTACCACCGCCACCAGGTCGGGGCGTTCGCCGACGCCGGCGCCGACCTCGCGACGGCGTACACGCTCACGACCGTCGCGGAGGCCGTCGGCGTGGTGCGGGCCGCGCAGGACGTCGGCCTCCCGGTCGCGGTGTCCTTCACCGTCGAGACCGACGGACGCCTGCCCGACGGCACCACCCTCGGGGCGGCCGTCGACGCGCTCGACCGCGCGACGGACGCGGCGGCGTCACACCTGCTGGTCAACTGCGCCCACCCCGACCACGTGGCCCCGGGCCTCGACGGCGGCGCCTGGCAGGGTCGCGTCGCGGGGCTCCGGGTGAACTCCTCGCGGCTCAGCCACGCCGAGCTCGACGAGGCCGAGGAGCTCGACGAGGGCGACCTCGGGGACCTCGCGACGCGTACGCGGGCGCTGGCCGCCGACCTGCCGTCGGTCCGCATCCTCGGTGGTTGCTGCGGCACCGACGTGCGCCACGTGGCGGCCGTGTGGGAGGACTGGTCGCCGACCGGAAACTAGCGGGCGCGGTGTCGGTGGTGACGCCTACGCTCGTCGAGTGCCCCTCGACGAGCCCGACGCGATCCCCGCGGATCCTGCCGCGCCGCAGGTCGAGGCCCACCTCCCGCCGGGGGTGACCCGCGGTCCGGAGACCGCCCGGGCTTTCCGCCAGGTGCTCGGCAACACGCTGGTCGCCAACGTGACGTCGAGCTACCTCTGGTTCGCGCTCACCTTCTGGGCCTACCTCGAGACCCGCTCGGTGATGGCCACCGCGATCATCGGCGGCGGCTACATGCTCTTCACCGCCGTCTTCGGCACCTTCTTCGGGACGCTGGTCGACCACCACCGCAAGAAGCAGGTGATGGTGACCTCCTCGACCATCACCCTCGTCGCCTATGCCGCCGCCGGTGGTCTGTGGCTGCTGCTCGGGGAGGACCGGCTCGCCGACTGGGGCAACGCCTGGTTCTGGCTGTTCACCGCGGTCATCCTCGTCGGCGGGGTGGTCGAGAGCCTGCGCAACATCGCGCTGTCGACCACCGTGACCCTGCTCGTCCCCGAGGACGGCCGCGACAAGGCCAACGGCCTCGTCGGAACGGTGCAGGGCATCGCGTTCATGATCACCAGCGTCTTCAGTGGCCTGAGTGTCGGCCTGCTCGGGATGGGCTGGACCGTCGCGGTCGCGGTCGCCCTCACCGGGCTCTCGCTCCTCCACCTGCTGCCGATCGTGATCCCGGAGGTCGCTCCCGACCCCGAGGCGGGTGGCTCGCGCTTCGACGTCCGGGGCGCGGTCGCCGCGATCGTCGCGGTGCCCGGCCTGGTCGCGCTGATCGCGTTCTCCACCTTCAACAACCTCGTCGGCGGCGTCTACATGGCGCTCATGGACCCCTACGGCCTCGAGCTGTTCAGCGTCGAGGCGTGGGGACTCGTCCTCGGCGTGACCGGCCTCGGGTTCGTGGTCGGC includes:
- a CDS encoding homocysteine S-methyltransferase family protein encodes the protein MTTPWKLPDTDRGWVTDGGLETDLLFHHGVDLPDFAAFPLLDDGDGRRLLGDYFRGYGAVAASAAAGLLLETPTWRASTDWGARLGYDADATARVNRDAVTFLRALAEEARGEVDRVLVGGTVGPRGDGYTAGDLDADAYADYHRHQVGAFADAGADLATAYTLTTVAEAVGVVRAAQDVGLPVAVSFTVETDGRLPDGTTLGAAVDALDRATDAAASHLLVNCAHPDHVAPGLDGGAWQGRVAGLRVNSSRLSHAELDEAEELDEGDLGDLATRTRALAADLPSVRILGGCCGTDVRHVAAVWEDWSPTGN
- a CDS encoding MFS transporter — translated: MPLDEPDAIPADPAAPQVEAHLPPGVTRGPETARAFRQVLGNTLVANVTSSYLWFALTFWAYLETRSVMATAIIGGGYMLFTAVFGTFFGTLVDHHRKKQVMVTSSTITLVAYAAAGGLWLLLGEDRLADWGNAWFWLFTAVILVGGVVESLRNIALSTTVTLLVPEDGRDKANGLVGTVQGIAFMITSVFSGLSVGLLGMGWTVAVAVALTGLSLLHLLPIVIPEVAPDPEAGGSRFDVRGAVAAIVAVPGLVALIAFSTFNNLVGGVYMALMDPYGLELFSVEAWGLVLGVTGLGFVVGGGLVARFGLGANPVRTLLLVNLGVAVLGMTFTVREWAWLYVVGIFVFMAIIPAAESAEQTILQRVVPFRTQGRVFGFAQSVEVAASPVSAFLIGPIAEFALIPHMESERGRDSWRWLVGDGDARGIALVFMLAGAITFVTVLLALASRPYRRLSSAYAAAPPQRLEAQPGS